The Oleispira antarctica RB-8 genome contains the following window.
ATGAATTTGACGTTGTTGATATGCCAGTAACGGTTGCGGTTGATTCTCGTGGTTCTTCAGTGCACATCACTGGACCGCAAGAATGGAAAGCTAAAATTGCAGCACGACAAATTGATTAAGCTTTAATCAATTTAAAAGGCCGAGCTTATGGCAACATAAGTTCGGCTTTTTTATGCCTGTTGATAAATGCATGTGAATAAATACTAAGTAGCCGCAAAGTGAAGAGTCGCTATACTGATCCTATGCGAACCATCAATCTCTATAAGGAATTAATCATGAGTTGTGACGCGAAGAAATTGGATAACCTGACTAGCGAAGATATTCCTGAAGGCTGGAAAATTAAAGAGGTTACGGGTATTGGGCAACTGGTGAAGGAATTTAAATTTAAAAACTTTGTCACTGCCATGCACTTTAGTAATGAAATCGCTGAATTAGCAGAATTACACAATCATCATCCTATGATTATTAGTGAGTGGGGCAAGGTTACACTCTATTGGTGGACTCATACTGCGAAAGGAGTCAGTGCTCTCGATATTAAACTCGCCCAACTTTCTGATGAATTAAGCACCTCCTAACATAAGCTTATTAATTATAGGTTTAAGCTTAAATTAAATCTCAGCTCAATGGCTAATCCCAATGTAGTCGACCAGCATTGAGCGTCCTTCACAGCCTAATGATTTAATACTCACTTTATGCTTAAAATTAAGCGCCGCGAGTACTAACTGAAACTTTCTCTTTGCTACTTCTTGATTGTCACTATAAGACCGATACCTGTTTGACAATTTCCCGCCGCACTTATGTGATTTTAGTGACGTAAAGAAATCAAAGCCAGCCTGAGTATCGTCCTCTATTTGGTATAAAGAAATAATCAATAAGTTATTTTTTACATTATTCTCTTCGGCAAAAGAGGTTTGAATACCCCCTAGAACGAATGAAAATAAAAAAGCTACCTGAATCAATGACTTCATAAACCCTCCTTTAGATAAAAGTATAGCCAATTTTTTAAAACCATCATCAAACCTGAATATATGAACTATGCTGACATTAGAAATCTGATAAAAACATCAGGGTTAAGGAATGTTGATGGTCGTTAAAAATTTAAGAATATTATGCATCGGTTTATTAATGTCACTGAATTATGTTCAGGCGGCAGAACCTGATTTACCGCACATGGCTGAGCCAGCACCGACTCTCTATACAGGCTTTGGCCAATTATTAGATGACGATAAAACGCTGGTCTTAGAAGAATTAATGGACTTAGATCAAAATATTCAGCGTATCGCACTTTATCATAATGGCGATCGCTTGCACCGCTTAATCCCCAAGCAAGTGCACCAAATGATCGAGAATAAACTCATGCGTCGTTTAATTGCGAATGGCCGTTTTGATGTCATTCAGTGTCTCGAATGTCGAACGACTAAAGTAGTGATGGCTGTTGATGAGTTGAAAATATCACAAGCTGCTGAAAATAATCAGCAATTAAGAGCGCTATCAAAAAAAGTGCGTGCAGATGCCTTTATGTTCTGGAGTGCATCTGTACATGAAAATAAATTTACTATTAATTTGCGCTTAGTCGATGGTAAAAATAATGAGCTGCTATGGCTGAAAGAATATTCTAAAAAGACCACTCAAGAAGCGGAAGAAAATGATTTTGATAGAGTTCAATATGAATTCATTGTCGGCGCTTGGGGGGTGAAAGGAAAACGTGAAAGTACCGTTGCCGCCGGGAGTACTGAACTAAAGGGAGCAACAGTTTTTGGTATACGTCGTAGAGAAAGCACAGAGTTAAATGAAGATATTGAATATACCTTAGGTTTTGAATACTTCACAAACTATTCGTCTGAAGAACTATTTGATCTCAGTGGTTATAATCTTGAAGGTCGAGTTATTGCAGATATTCCTGCCTTAGATGATGTGCTGGATACGAAAGTTTATCTTGGCATAGGGCAGTCATTTTTTAATGATGCAAACAGTCTGATCTTTCGTTTTGGCTTTGAATTTCCCTTCTTTAAAGACGGATTTATGGATTTTGGTGTGATGTATATGCGAGAAGCCAATGTTAAGTGGAAGACCGATGCTGCGTTTGAAGAAATAGGCACTTTCGGTGGTGCAAGTTATGACTTAACACTCGGTGTGCGCTTCTAAGGACGAATTATGAAACAGTTAATAATTGCTTTATTGATAGTATTAATCAGTGCATGTACGCATGAAAGAACAAATAGAATGCTTACCCAGTATGGTGATAGTCAGCCTGATTTATTGGGAATTGGCGAACAGAGTACTGAAGCAACTGCTGAAATCTCGCTTGAGACCATAGAGAAGCGTAAGCAAGTTGCTGATTTAGCAAAAAAGAATCATGGTTTAATGCACATCCATCGCTACGGCCCTGGGTTTGATGTCTTAATGACATTAGATACGGGGGATAGCGATGTTAGTTTTAGTATGGCGCTGCCTTCAACACCGGGAAGTCTGCAAGACTCACTTCGAAGTGATTTACAAAAAAGTGCAGAAGAAATTGCTGAACAAAACAAACAAGTTCTTGAAAGCTTGGATGACGATAAAGCTGAACTTCATCATGAAGAATTAGATGAGCGCAGTGAATTAATTGAGCAAAAGAAAATTCAAGACTTTCAAGCTTCAACAAAACACATCTTTAGTGCGCAGTCTTTATTTTATAAAAAGCAATATTGGCAATCATTGGATGAAACTAATAAAGCGCTAGAGCTAGTTCCAGACTCTGCTCAAGCGCATGCTTTGAAAGGCAGCATTTATTACAAAATGGGATTAAGTGCTGAAGCCAAAGCTAGTTGGCAGCAAGCGTTAGAAATAGATCCAACGATGGAACAAGTCAAAACCAGTTTGACGCGCTTGAAGTAGGGGAACGGAATATGAAATTATTGATACAAGGTATCCTCAATCTGTGTCTGATCTGTGCAGTAGCTTAT
Protein-coding sequences here:
- the phhB gene encoding Pterin-4-alpha-carbinolamine dehydratase — encoded protein: MRTINLYKELIMSCDAKKLDNLTSEDIPEGWKIKEVTGIGQLVKEFKFKNFVTAMHFSNEIAELAELHNHHPMIISEWGKVTLYWWTHTAKGVSALDIKLAQLSDELSTS